The Sciurus carolinensis chromosome 18, mSciCar1.2, whole genome shotgun sequence genome contains a region encoding:
- the Umod gene encoding uromodulin: MGCLFSLAWLLTVTVATPWFIRAVATDSSETRRCSECHSNATCMEDGVVTTCSCQAGFTGDGLVCVDLDECATPGAHNCSANSSCVNTLGSYACVCPDGFRLTPGLGCTDVDECAEPGLSRCHALATCVNVEGSYLCVCPEGYAGDGWHCECSPGSCGPGLDCVPAGGELVCADPCRAHRILDEYWRSTEYGAGYSCDTDLSGWYRFVGPGGMRLAETCVPVLRCNTAAPMWLNGTHPSSDEGIVSRTACAHWSGHCCLWDTPVQVKACAGGYYVYNLTAAPECHLAYCTDPSSVEGTCEECSVDEDCVSDNGRWRCQCRQDFNITDLSLVERRLECGANDIKVSLSKCQLRSLGFDKVFMYLRDSRCSGFREKGERDWMSVVTPAQDGPCGTVLTRNETHATYSNTLYLANEIIIRDINIKINFACSYPLDMLVSLKTSLQPMVSALNIGVGGTGAFTVRMALFQTAAYTQPYQGPSVALSTEAFLYVGTMLDGGDLSRFALLMTNCYATPSGNATDPLKYFIIQDRCPHTEDPTIQVVENGESPQGRFAVQMFRFAGNYDLVYLHCEVYLCDTLNEKCKPTCSRSRFRSGDFIDPSRVLNLGPITRKGVQATVSRAASSSLELLMVWLPLLVSVALTLTFH, from the exons ATGGGGTGTCTGTTCTCTCTGGCCTGGTTGCTGACAGTCACGGTAGCAACCCCTTGGTTCATCAGAGCGGTAGCCACTGACTCCTCGGAAAcaa GAAGGTGCTCTGAATGTCACAGCAATGCCACCTGCATGGAGGACGGGGTCGTCACGACGTGCTCCTGCCAGGCGGGCTTCACCGGTGACGGCCTCGTGTGCGTGGACCTGGACGAGTGCGCCACTCCGGGGGCGCACAACTGCTCGGCCAACAGCAGCTGCGTGAACACGCTGGGCTCCTACGCCTGCGTCTGCCCCGACGGCTTCCGCCTGACGCCCGGGCTGGGCTGCACCGACGTGGACGAGTGTGCGGAACCCGGGCTCAGCCGCTGCCACGCCCTGGCCACCTGTGTCAACGTGGAGGGCAGTTACCTGTGCGTGTGCCCCGAGGGCTACGCGGGGGACGGCTGGCACTGTGAGTGCTCGCCGGGCTCCTGCGGGCCAGGGCTGGACTGCGTGCCCGCGGGGGGCGAGCTGGTGTGCGCCGATCCGTGCCGGGCGCACCGTATCCTGGACGAATATTGGCGCAGCACCGAGTATGGGGCTGGGTATTCCTGCGACACGGACCTGAGCGGCTGGTACCGCTTCGTGGGTCCGGGTGGCATGCGCCTGGCGGAGACCTGCGTGCCTGTCCTGCGCTGCAACACAGCCGCGCCCATGTGGCTCAACGGCACGCACCCGTCCAGCGACGAGGGCATCGTGAGCCGCACGGCCTGTGCGCACTGGAGCGGTCACTGCTGCCTATGGGACACGCCCGTCCAGGTGAAGGCCTGCGCTGGTGGCTACTATGTCTACAACCTGACGGCGGCCCCCGAGTGCCATCTGGCCTACTGCACAG ATCCCAGCTCTGTGGAAGGTACCTGTGAGGAGTGCAGTGTAGACGAGGACTGTGTATCGGATAATGGCAGGTGGCGTTGCCAATGCAGGCAGGACTTCAACATCACTG ATCTCTCCCTCGTGGAGCGCAGGCTGGAGTGTGGGGCCAACGACATCAAGGTGTCCCTGAGCAAGTGCCAGCTGCGGAGCCTGGGCTTCGACAAGGTCTTCATGTACCTGCGTGACAGCCGCTGCTCTGGCTTCAGGGAGAAGGGCGAGCGGGACTGGATGTCTGTGGTGACCCCCGCCCAGGACGGCCCCTGTGGGACTGTGTTGACG AGGAACGAAACCCATGCCACCTACAGCAACACCCTCTACCTGGCGAATGAGATCATCATCCGTGACATCAACATCAAAATCAACTTTGCCTGCTCCTACCCCCTGGACATGCTGGTCAGCCTGAAGACCTCCCTGCAGCCAATGGTCAG CGCCCTCAACATCGGCGTGGGCGGGACCGGCGCGTTCACCGTGCGGATGGCGCTCTTCCAGACCGCTGCCTACACGCAGCCCTACCAAGGCCCCTCGGTGGCGCTGTCCACCGAGGCCTTCCTCTACGTGGGCACCATGCTGGATGGGGGGGACCTGTCCCGGTTCGCACTGCTGATGACCAACTGCTATGCCACACCCAGCGGCAATGCCACGGACCCCCTGAAGTACTTCATCATCCAGGACAG GTGTCCACACACGGAGGACCCCACCATCCAGGTGGTGGAGAACGGAGAGTCCCCGCAGGGCCGGTTCGCCGTGCAGATGTTCCGGTTTGCTGGAAACTACGACCTGGTCTACCTGCACTGCGAGGTGTACCTGTGTGACACCCTGAACGAGAAGTGCAAGCCC ACCTGTTCCAGAAGCCGATTCCGAAGTGGGGACTTCATAGACCCATCCCGCGTCCTGAACCTGGGTCCCATCACACGGAAAG GTGTCCAGGCCACAGTCTCAAGGGCTGCTTCCAGTAGCTTGG AGCTCCTGATGGTCTGGCTGCCTCTGCTGGTCTCGGTGGCCTTGACCCTGACATTTCATTGA
- the Gp2 gene encoding pancreatic secretory granule membrane major glycoprotein GP2, which translates to MAVSDPLWLALASCILTLASTAQQGYRDPREASSHGLDLACGAPGTPEAEVCFDPCENHTVLDDPSRSTLNSDDLQQCDQDLRGWYRFVGEGGARMPETCVPMLRCRTAAPMWLNGTHPVLGDGIVTRTACAHWSDNCCLWASEVQVKACPGRYHVYRLDGTPNCNLRYCTDPATQEDRCEPGCRPEEQCLPQDGIWSCVCRRDLNGSDIQNLQPQLDCGASEIEVKVDKCLLGGLGFGEEVIAYLRDRNCSSILHREDGNWMSVSSPVQASACGNILESNGTHALYKNTLSLASDFIIRDVIVNINFQCAYPLDMRVSLQTALRPIVSSLNISVGGQGEFTVRMALFQDQNYTHPYEGDMVVLSVESMLYVGAILERGDTSKFKLLLRNCYATPSKDKEDPVKYFIIRNSCPNQHDSTIYVEENGVSSESRFSVQMFMFAGNYDLVFLHCEVHLCDSLNEQCQPSCSRNQLRSEVPALDLARVLDLGPISRRSAPSPGVMNGAPGTAGFLVAWPVLLLPVLLAWLL; encoded by the exons ATGGCCGTCTCTGACCCCCTGTGGCTGGCCTTGGCCTCCTGCATCCTGACTCTGGCCTCTACAGCGCAGCAAG GTTACAGAGACCCCAGAGAAGCCAGTTCCCATGGGCTGGACTTGGCCTGTGGAGCCCCCGGCACCCCAGAGGCGGAGGTCTGTTTTGACCCCTGTGAGAATCACACCGTCCTGGACGATCCCTCCCGGAGCACGTTGAACTCGGATGACCTCCAGCAATGCGACCAGGATCTGAGAGGCTGGTACCGCTTCGTGGGTGAGGGAGGAGCAAGGATGCCCGAGACCTGCGTTCCAATGCTGCGATGCCGGACGGCCGCTCCCATGTGGCTAAACGGGACCCACCCCGTCCTTGGGGACGGCATCGTCACCCGCACCGCCTGTGCCCACTGGAGTGACAACTGCTGTCTCTGGgcatctgaggtgcaggtgaagGCCTGCCCGGGCAGGTACCACGTGTACCGGTTGGACGGCACCCCGAATTGCAATCTGAGATACTGCACCG ACCCCGCCACCCAGGAGGACAGGTGTGAGCCCGGCTGCCGCCCCGAGGAGCAATGTCTCCCTCAAGATGGCATCTGGAGTTGCGTCTGCAGACGGGACCTCAATGGCTCTG ATATTCAGAATTTGCAGCCTCAGCTGGACTGTGGGGCCAGCGAGATCGAGGTGAAGGTAGACAAGTGTTTACTGGGAGGCCTCGGTTTTGGGGAGGAGGTCATCGCCTACCTCAGGGACCGAAACTGCAGCAGCATCCTGCACAGAGAGGACGGGAACTGGATGTCTGTGTCCAGCCCCGTCCAGGCCAGTGCCTGTGGGAACATTCTGGAG AGTAATGGAACCCATGCCCTCTACAAAAACACTCTCTCGTTGGCCAGTGACTTCATTATCAGAGACGTCATTGTCAACATCAACTTCCAGTGCGCCTACCCGCTGGACATGAGGGTCAGCCTCCAGACTGCGCTGCGGCCCATTGTGAG TTCCCTGAACATCAGTGTTGGGGGGCAGGGAGAGTTCACTGTCAGGATGGCCCTCTTCCAAGACCAGAACTACACGCATCCTTACGAAGGGGATATGGTTGTGCTGTCGGTGGAGTCCATGCTCTATGTGGGCGCCATCTTGGAGAGAGGAGACACGTCCAAGTTTAAGCTGTTGTTGAGAAACTGCTATGCCACACCATCAAAGGACAAGGAGGACCCTGTGAAGTACTTCATCATCAGAAACAG CTGCCCAAATCAACACGATTCCACCATCTATGTGGAAGAGAATGGGGTATCCTCGGAAAGCCGGTTCTCAGTCCAGATGTTCATGTTTGCTGGGAATTACGACCTAGTTTTCCTGCATTGTGAGGTTCATCTCTGTGATTCCCTTAATGAGCAGTGCCAACCG TCTTGTTCAAGAAATCAACTCCGCAGTGAAGTACCGGCCCTTGATCTAGCCCGGGTTCTAGATTTGGGACCCATCTCTCGGAGAA